The stretch of DNA ACATCATCTTAGAAGGAAGACTCACTGCGTATATGCTTTCTTCAAACAACATCTCTGCATTCAAAATTTATCTCTATGCATCCAAGGAGGTTAGGGCTGCAAGAGTCGTCAATCGGGAAGGTGGCTCAATAGAACAGCGCGAAGCAGAGATTGTAGAAAGAGAAGCATGTGAAGCTTTGAGATATAAAAATTATTACAATATCGATATTACAGATACATCTGTGTATGATTTGGTTATCGATTCTTCTATGTTAAATCCCGAGGAAATAGTTGAAATGATAGTATCCAAGGTGTCTTAACCATGTCCGAAATGCTCATCCGTGACAAGAGTCCTCTTCCACTAAATGCAGGAAAAAAACCAACCGAACGCACAATCGAGGAGCTTTTGGATGCTGGCGTTATAAACATGGATAAACCTCAAGGCCCCACTTCACATCAAGCCACTGCATGGGTCAGAGAAATTCTTGGTGTTGATAAGATCGGTCATGGCGGCACTCTTGATCCTAAAGTTTCAGGAGTCTTGCCAATCGCTACAGGCCGGGCAGTCAGATCTGTAAATCTCACTCTAAAATCTGAAAAAGAATATGTCTGTATAATGAGACTTCATCGTGATGCGGATGAAACTGAGATTAGAGATGTAATCTCCACTTTTGTAGGAAGAATCTATCAAGTTCCACCAGTGAGATCTGCAGTGAAAAGGCAACTGAGAATCAGGACTATTCACTACATAAACATCCTGGATATCAATGGTCGTGATGTTCTTTTTAGAGTTGGATGTGATGCTGGCACATACATACGAACTTTGTGTGTAGACATAGGCGATGCTTTAGGTGTTGGAGCAACTATGGAAGATCTGAGAAGAACTAAATCTGGTTCCATGCTGGAAAGCGAATCTGTCACCCTGCAGGATATCAAAGATGCATATGTTATGTGGAAAGATGAGAATGATGAGAGCTGGTTGCGCAGCATCATTCAACCATTTGAAGTTCTGTTCGATCCCCTTCCTAAAATAATTGTCAAAGACAGCGCCGTTGATGCAGTTTGTCATGGTGCTGATTTAGCAGCAGTCGGCATAGCTCAGATTGATTCTTCAATTCAGAAAGAAGCAACAGTGGCAATGTTTACACTCAAAGGTGAAGCTATCGGAGTCGGATCGGCAAAAATGTCCTGCGATGAGATGATGAAAGCTAAAGAAGGCATCGCCGTAAAGACCGAACGCGTTTACATGCCAGCAAGCACCTACCCAAAAACTTGGTAGGTAATCAAATTATACAATTCTTAAAATTAATCGTAATTATTGAAATTTAATTTATAATCAGAATCGTATCATTTTTTATACTTTTTATCCAGATGTCTGATTTAACACAAAATTCTTTTTAAATTACTCGTATTTATTTATTTTAACAGTATTTTTATTTTATTATTCATACTTAACTTAAAGTTATGGATGGATCTACCATCCACATTATAGATCATTGTTATTATATATTCATAAACTAAATACCCTCTAACTTAAAATATGAATAATAGACAATGGAATTTATTATTCAATTTTAAGGTGGCTTACTGGATAAGCTAGTTGGTCATAATTATGAGTTATGCAGAGAGATTATGACCTTCATCAGGGGGAAAAATATATGAGTAGTAGAGAGGAACTCTTGGATAAATTAGCGAACGCTGTAGTAGGCGGGAAGGTAGATTTAGCAAAGGAAGGGGCTCAGGAAGTATTAGCTGCTGGAAATGATGTAGTAACAGCTCTTGATGCAATCAATGAAGGCCTTGTAAAAGGAATGTCTATTGTTGGTGACAAATATGCTGCACATCAGGTTTACCTTCCTCAGGTATTAATGTCTGCCCATACGATGTATGGTGGTCTTGACATTCTGCTGCCTGCTATACCTAAATCAGAAGTAGCAAACAGGAAGAAATGTCTGATTGCAGTTGTTGAAGGGGATGTTCACGACATCGGAAAGAACATAGTCAAGACAATGATCACTGCTTCAGGATTTGATGTAAACGATCTGGGAAAAGACGTTCCCTCGCAGAAGATCGTGGAAACAGCAGAAGCAGACCAGACTAACGTTGTTGCTATGAGTACCTTAATGACTCCAACCATGGATAGTATGAAAGCAACTATTGATGGATTAGTAGAAAGTGGATACCGCTCTAAATGTAAAGTTATAATTGGAGGAGCTCCAACCTCTCCATCGTTTGCAGAAACAATCGGTGCTGACTACAGGGGAGGTAACGCACAGGATGCAGCTAACTACCTGAAAGAGGTGTTGTGATATGGCTGATATGACATATATGGAAAGAGGTGCAGCTGCATTAGCTAATGAAAAAGTAGACCGATTGACGATCTACCCAATTGCCTGCGGTGTTGGCAGAAAGTTAATCGGTGATGGAACCCTCACATATAGAGAATGGGTCAATGATCCTAAGCTATTTGCGCAGGCCTTTATCGAAATACAAAAATATTTTGGACTCGACTTTGCGATCGGATTAATGGACCTCTCTGTGATGGCCGGCGATCTTGGAGCTGGAGTACGTATGGATGAACAGAATACTCCATTTGTTGAGAAACATATTGTAAATGACTTAGAGGATTATGAGAAGTTTGAAGTTCCAGACATAACCAAAGGCCGATCTGCTGTATTATTAGAAGGTACAAAAATCTTCGCAGATGCACTAAATGATGAGATAATTACAGCCGGTTTCATTGAAGGACCGCTTCTTGCCCTATCTCAGTCAGCTGGTGCAGAAAGATTATTCATGGATATGTTCACCAATCCATCTGCAGTTCATAAAGCACTGGAAGTAATGACAGAATACGATGCACAGATGATTGAAGGTTTTGCTAAAACCGGTGTGAAAGGTCTCTGCTGGGATTATCTTTGGGGAAACTACGCTGTTCTCGGTGATGTAGAATATCATGAGTTTGAGGCAGATAAGTACGCATCTAAACTTAATAAAATGACAGTGGATAATGGAATGGCCATGTGCATTCACAACTGTGCAGATTTACCACATTTAAACACGCAGATCAAAGAGTACAAGCCTTCCATCTACTCCATGGCATATTATCCATTAATCAGTGATTCTCCCACAGCATCTCAAGTTATTGAGCAGGGATATGCAGACAACTGTCTGATTGCAGGTCAGATCGATCCTCAGGTATTCATTAGATCTTC from Candidatus Methanomassiliicoccus intestinalis Issoire-Mx1 encodes:
- the cmk gene encoding (d)CMP kinase — protein: MRITISGPPGSGKTTVCTLLGERLHYDVVVSGNIFRQLAKERNMSLSDFGSLCSVDPKVDKELDSKMVDIAKSADNIILEGRLTAYMLSSNNISAFKIYLYASKEVRAARVVNREGGSIEQREAEIVEREACEALRYKNYYNIDITDTSVYDLVIDSSMLNPEEIVEMIVSKVS
- a CDS encoding cobalamin B12-binding domain-containing protein → MSSREELLDKLANAVVGGKVDLAKEGAQEVLAAGNDVVTALDAINEGLVKGMSIVGDKYAAHQVYLPQVLMSAHTMYGGLDILLPAIPKSEVANRKKCLIAVVEGDVHDIGKNIVKTMITASGFDVNDLGKDVPSQKIVETAEADQTNVVAMSTLMTPTMDSMKATIDGLVESGYRSKCKVIIGGAPTSPSFAETIGADYRGGNAQDAANYLKEVL
- a CDS encoding RNA-guided pseudouridylation complex pseudouridine synthase subunit Cbf5 gives rise to the protein MSEMLIRDKSPLPLNAGKKPTERTIEELLDAGVINMDKPQGPTSHQATAWVREILGVDKIGHGGTLDPKVSGVLPIATGRAVRSVNLTLKSEKEYVCIMRLHRDADETEIRDVISTFVGRIYQVPPVRSAVKRQLRIRTIHYINILDINGRDVLFRVGCDAGTYIRTLCVDIGDALGVGATMEDLRRTKSGSMLESESVTLQDIKDAYVMWKDENDESWLRSIIQPFEVLFDPLPKIIVKDSAVDAVCHGADLAAVGIAQIDSSIQKEATVAMFTLKGEAIGVGSAKMSCDEMMKAKEGIAVKTERVYMPASTYPKTW
- a CDS encoding uroporphyrinogen decarboxylase family protein; protein product: MADMTYMERGAAALANEKVDRLTIYPIACGVGRKLIGDGTLTYREWVNDPKLFAQAFIEIQKYFGLDFAIGLMDLSVMAGDLGAGVRMDEQNTPFVEKHIVNDLEDYEKFEVPDITKGRSAVLLEGTKIFADALNDEIITAGFIEGPLLALSQSAGAERLFMDMFTNPSAVHKALEVMTEYDAQMIEGFAKTGVKGLCWDYLWGNYAVLGDVEYHEFEADKYASKLNKMTVDNGMAMCIHNCADLPHLNTQIKEYKPSIYSMAYYPLISDSPTASQVIEQGYADNCLIAGQIDPQVFIRSSAEDVAKITSNLCQEVKTALCKRGLNSTYCISSGCEIPPDINCRLENIQAMVDTAKVEGRM